One region of Triticum aestivum cultivar Chinese Spring chromosome 6B, IWGSC CS RefSeq v2.1, whole genome shotgun sequence genomic DNA includes:
- the LOC123134724 gene encoding 18.6 kDa class III heat shock protein-like produces the protein MAELLFARAVAGLVHLPLVLECLAVADADHWDHAHEHAAHGHGHGHHGSTPVDIVETRGEYAFLLDVPVLSKSDMQKSLEEDNLLVRKSASGKRKQEAADCRYIRPESHASPWSFVRMFRLPEKTDTGAVAAHCESGVLTVSLKKQQPPERKTKSAQFAIA, from the exons ATGGCTGAGCTGTTGTTCGCCCGTGCCGTGGCCGGCCTTGTCCACCTGCCGCTGGTGCTCGAGTGCCTCGCCGTCGCGGACGCCGACCACTGGGACCACGCCCACGAACATGCCGCGCACGGGCATGGGCACGGACACCATGGCAGCACGCCCGTGGACATCGTGGAGACCCGTGGCGAGTATGCCTTCCTGCTCGACGTCCCCGTCCTCTCCAAGTCCGACATGCAG AAGTCACTGGAGGAGGACAACCTGCTGGTGAGGAAGAGCGCCAGCGGGAAGCGGAAGCAGGAGGCGGCGGACTGCCGCTACATCCGACCGGAGAGCCACGCGTCGCCATGGTCGTTCGTGCGCATGTTCCGGTTGCCGGAGAAGACAGACACAGGCGCCGTGGCCGCGCACTGCGAGAGCGGCGTGCTCACCGTCAGCCTCAAGAAGCAGCAGCCGCCCGAGAGGAAGACCAAGTCCGCCCAGTTCGCCATCGCCTGA